A genomic segment from Spirochaetota bacterium encodes:
- a CDS encoding AAA family ATPase has protein sequence MDEIRMWGESVIAAVEKAFVGKRAVIEKLLVAVLARGHVLLEDVPGVGKTVLAHALARALGVSFKRIQCTPDLLPADIIGVSIFDQKRGRFRFRKGPLHASFVLVDEVNRATPRSQSALLEAMAEGQVSVEGRRIELPKPFFLIATENPIEFEGTFPLPEAQKDRFLLSLNIGYPVRAAEEGILEMQRRTTHPVFDVTAVSDVPTILRHQEQTVSIN, from the coding sequence ATGGATGAGATACGCATGTGGGGCGAATCGGTCATTGCCGCCGTCGAAAAAGCGTTCGTCGGAAAACGGGCGGTGATAGAAAAACTGCTGGTCGCCGTCCTTGCCCGCGGCCATGTGCTGCTCGAGGATGTTCCCGGTGTCGGGAAGACCGTGCTCGCCCATGCGCTTGCCCGTGCGCTCGGCGTAAGCTTCAAGCGCATCCAGTGCACGCCCGATCTTCTCCCGGCGGACATCATCGGTGTTTCCATATTCGATCAGAAGCGCGGGCGTTTCCGTTTCCGCAAAGGCCCGTTGCACGCCTCGTTCGTGCTTGTCGACGAGGTGAATCGTGCGACACCACGTTCGCAATCGGCGCTCCTTGAAGCGATGGCGGAAGGACAGGTGAGCGTTGAGGGCAGACGCATCGAGCTCCCCAAACCGTTCTTCCTCATCGCGACGGAGAACCCCATCGAATTCGAAGGTACATTCCCGCTGCCCGAGGCGCAGAAGGACCGATTCCTTCTCTCTTTGAACATCGGATATCCGGTCCGTGCCGCGGAAGAGGGCATACTTGAAATGCAGCGGAGGACGACGCATCCTGTGTTCGATGTCACCGCCGTCTCCGATGTCCCGACGATTCTCCGTCATCAGGAGCAGACGGTAAGTATAAAT
- a CDS encoding SUMF1/EgtB/PvdO family nonheme iron enzyme, which yields MKIIVRFAIVQSMCMMFSLTAADAPAVQAGNDTPTLKSLEVGLAAVWNGLQSLRDEYAAKRVGCAAEWKKKREEIVKQARDETESKAEYAARLKKETDEAVIAEKKTIEEIVAAEQKAMSGKFLPACRETAARASELAEASASWELGPMDGEKKTFPIRGEVKLLALKFNGIIGLAGGDTQATNLNVTSRYAAKEYTLRVPFEVLPSGGRFELRPEEIKIVAPGEEGALWSAAVIRSGTGWVSVSDGMITKMGGIDMVLVGGGTFLMGKDGTSEYNPPPHRVKVHAFYIGRTEVTQAQWKAVMGNNPSKTPGGALPVEKVNWFNAVDFCNKLSLKAGLHPAYRRTGNTVMCDWNVDGFRLPTEAEWEFAARGGRKSKGYLYSGGNDPDTVAWYCDNSQFKTHPVGTKVPNELGIYDMSGNVWEWCWDWHGLKYDPESVITDPRGPSSGVERTGRGGDWIIKEPRIGDDHGNYEPGSSEAMSGFRLAASLPP from the coding sequence ATGAAGATCATCGTTCGATTTGCGATAGTACAGTCGATGTGCATGATGTTCAGTCTTACCGCAGCAGATGCACCCGCGGTACAGGCGGGTAATGACACGCCGACGCTCAAAAGTCTTGAGGTCGGACTTGCTGCAGTATGGAATGGGCTACAGTCGTTACGGGATGAGTATGCTGCGAAGCGGGTTGGTTGTGCAGCGGAATGGAAAAAGAAACGAGAAGAAATAGTAAAACAGGCGAGGGATGAAACCGAATCGAAGGCCGAATATGCTGCGCGGCTGAAAAAGGAAACTGACGAGGCGGTCATTGCTGAGAAAAAAACGATAGAAGAGATCGTGGCCGCGGAGCAGAAAGCGATGTCTGGAAAATTCCTTCCCGCCTGCCGGGAAACCGCAGCCAGGGCCTCGGAATTGGCTGAAGCATCCGCATCCTGGGAGCTTGGGCCGATGGACGGTGAAAAAAAAACGTTCCCGATAAGGGGTGAAGTGAAACTCTTGGCATTGAAATTCAACGGGATCATAGGCCTTGCCGGGGGAGATACCCAAGCGACGAATTTGAACGTGACGAGTCGCTATGCTGCAAAAGAATATACGCTGCGCGTGCCGTTCGAAGTGTTGCCGTCGGGGGGGCGTTTCGAACTGCGGCCGGAGGAAATTAAAATAGTCGCGCCTGGTGAAGAAGGAGCGCTTTGGAGCGCCGCGGTAATTCGCTCTGGTACCGGCTGGGTCAGCGTCAGCGACGGTATGATAACCAAAATGGGCGGCATCGACATGGTTCTGGTAGGCGGCGGGACATTTCTGATGGGAAAGGATGGCACGAGCGAATATAATCCGCCGCCGCATCGGGTAAAGGTCCATGCTTTTTATATTGGAAGGACAGAAGTAACGCAGGCGCAATGGAAAGCGGTGATGGGGAACAACCCGAGTAAGACCCCAGGGGGCGCGTTGCCCGTCGAAAAGGTGAATTGGTTCAATGCCGTGGACTTTTGCAATAAGTTAAGCCTGAAAGCAGGACTGCATCCGGCGTATCGCAGAACCGGTAACACCGTAATGTGCGATTGGAACGTGGACGGTTTTCGCCTGCCGACGGAAGCAGAATGGGAATTTGCGGCGCGCGGGGGACGAAAGAGCAAAGGATACCTCTATTCCGGCGGGAACGATCCGGATACAGTGGCATGGTATTGCGATAACAGTCAATTTAAAACACATCCGGTGGGAACGAAGGTGCCCAACGAGCTTGGAATATACGACATGAGCGGCAATGTGTGGGAATGGTGCTGGGATTGGCATGGATTAAAATATGATCCCGAATCGGTGATCACCGACCCGCGCGGACCTTCGTCTGGCGTTGAGCGCACTGGCCGTGGAGGAGATTGGATCATTAAAGAGCCACGTATCGGGGATGATCACGGCAATTACGAGCCGGGCAGCAGCGAAGCAATGTCCGGTTTTCGTCTGGCCGCTTCGCTGCCCCCGTAA